The Anabrus simplex isolate iqAnaSimp1 chromosome 1, ASM4041472v1, whole genome shotgun sequence genome window below encodes:
- the LOC136871789 gene encoding protein lethal(2)essential for life, which translates to MSLVPILNEVFDDAWNVLPRSLFDQHFGMGILNDDLLFPRRSLMYYRPWRHITARDSGVSNVQYDKDGFKVNLDVQQFKPEEITVKTVGNSVLIEGKHEERQDEHGYISRQFQRRYALPKDVDPATVSSKLSSDGILTIEGPRKALPESKDEKVIPITQTNAPAVTEGKKSEEKMVH; encoded by the exons ATGTCTCTTGTACCAATATTGAACGAAGTCTTCGACGATGCCTGGAATGTTCTGCCACGCTCGCTGTTTGATCAACACTTCGGCATGGGCATTTTGAATGACGATTTGCTCTTTCCTCGTCGCAGTCTAATGTATTACAGACCCTGGCGCCACATAACTGCTCGTGACAGTGGAGTATCAAATGTCCAGTATGATAAGGATGGCTTCAAG GTCAATCTGGACGTCCAGCAGTTCAAACCTGAAGAAATAACTGTGAAGACAGTTGGCAATTCTGTCTTAATTGAAGGAAAGCACGAAGAGCGCCAGGATGAACATGGTTACATCTCGCGCCAGTTTCAGAGAAGATATGCCCTTCCAAAGGATGTGGATCCTGCCACTGTTTCATCAAAATTGTCTTCAGATGGTATCCTCACTATTGAAGGACCAAGAAAG GCTTTGCCCGAAAGCAAGGACGAAAAGGTCATACCAATCACCCAGACAAATGCTCCAGCTGTGACCGAGGGAAAGAAGAGCGAAGAGAAAATGGTCCATTAA